The Deinococcus betulae genomic interval GACGAACTCCACCCGCTCAACCGCCTGGTCCGGATAAATCCGTCCTGTCGCCTCGCGGCCCTCAAGGTGAAGTAGGCCCAGGGCGGCCCAGGTATAGAGGGTGGCCACACTGACCTGGGTTCTGGCTGAGAGTTCGGCGGTCTTCAGTGACATGCATTCCCC includes:
- a CDS encoding MerR family transcriptional regulator, which codes for MSLKTAELSARTQVSVATLYTWAALGLLHLEGREATGRIYPDQAVERVEFV